Part of the Montipora foliosa isolate CH-2021 chromosome 13, ASM3666993v2, whole genome shotgun sequence genome is shown below.
CTTTTCTAGAGCATGGATGTCCATACAGTATTTGATGAATTGGTTCAGTTTATCTCACAAATAACACCTCCACTGTATGTTCCTTGGCTACATGCTGCCGAAGAGAATAACAGACTGTCTAGTACAATTAGTAATTACACCCAAAGCACAACCAAGGAAGAATCATATGAGGAACATTTGCCCGCAATTAAGGAAATGACAGACAAACAAAAATCAATCACACAAACAAGAATTTCACGGGAGAAAAACAGAGATGCAGTAGATACAGAATCTGTGTCGGCAAATCATGAAGGATGTAAAAAGGAAACTGGGAAACAACCAGAGATTGAGGAATTACCAGAATGCAACGCAGCTGAAGCAATAAGTGGCACAGAAATATTGAAGAACAATGAACAGCAatcaagaaaaaggaaaaggacaAGGAAACTGGACAAAGAAGGGCAACAAAGAGAGAACCAACCAGGAAAACCAACAAGGAAGACAGTAGAACCAATGGACAACACAGCTACAAacacagctacatgtacaacgAAAGTGGGAGAAACACTTGACAACACCGGAAAACCAGTAGACAATATAGGAAAGTCAACTGAGAACACAAGAGAATTAGGAAACTTGAAATCAAAAAGAAAGGGGCTTGTTGAAGTGTCAGATGCAATGTTGCCAGAGACTGCTAAAGCTTCATGTACTTCCCAAGAAGAATCaaaagaggaaaaggaaaagaagaggaagaagtcAGCGCCACAAATAAATTATATGAAACCCTGTATAAAGATTTTTGATGTAACACCCAAAGATAAATCTCATCAGAAAAAATAAAGTATACAGTGGCTCATAGTGACGACCACAAAATCTGTCTCAGCGTTGCAGTTACTTTTTTTTCGTAGCGGAACAAGaactttaacaaaacaaaaaatgtgcACCAAAAAGGGAGTTGCTCTGCCCTCTTCATTCGTACCACCAATTCATCCAAACATAACTTATAACCCAAGAACAAGCTCAACACTCGCACATGTAGTTGGCTGGATCAGGTTCCCAGCCTGTTGGGACAAAAGATGATGGGGagcggcaggtattttttgcaggttgcagattgcaggttgaaatttcattataactggaaaacccggtggcactaaaaagaaagggaaagcaGTAGACTtgctgtgactgttacatgaatagctaaccttaggcctaattaggcctaaggttagctattcatgtaacagtcatggcaagtctatcgctttccctttcttttcagtgccagcggttttccagttataatgaaatttcaacctgtcacctgcaaaaaatacctgctgGATGGGGAGGGAAAAACGGTCCAGGGATTGGGTGAAAGGGGGGGCAAGACCTCACCACAGTCTTTTCTGGGTTTTCCCTTCACACTTGTTTCTTCCTTTGTTTTGCACACGTCTTTGATAATCTGGACTAACTGGGAGCCTGCAACAGGCTACAGTCCTAGCTAAAATGTCATGGCAGTAAAAGTGACTGGGAATCTTAAGAGTAGGAAACACAGGTGAGAtcataacattattattattacaggtaGATTGCCAATATGAGCTGCTGTATTGCTATTATTATCATAGAGCCTTGTAAGCTTATGTGGGTACAGATGTTTGAGAAAATTAATGATCTGGATGTGCCTTGGGTAGAGTGCTTTTTGCAGCACAAGTTGTGATATTGTGGTAAAATTTCTTGTGTTGAACAATGCAGTAAATTCATTGTGATAAAAAACATTTGATTTCAACGCAGAcattttccaaatttaaataTGTGCTGTGATCaacgtttttttaaaacaaattaccAGTCAATAAGCTCAATATTAATTATTCATGATTTATTGTCAATAATATTTCCTTACATCTGATtcaaatgttttattgtttaACCCTCCTCACCTGAAAGTAGGGAATTTAAGACCTATGACGGCAATAGTCGACGAAAaagtcacctcaaaatataacttggctctttcACAACTCTTTcacgattattcagtctcgttcatgccctacaatgtgggtgaagtgtcctaaaaataaattggtacgagcggtttcagagttaaaatagagaatgaaggatttcTCAGTTGCATGCTTACattcaaaacctcaaatttggtgatttcacgtcgttgttatgcagaggaccACTTACTAAATAGATACACGCTAAAGTCCATgctgcacgattatttatgctcttttaacaaATGacattactgttttgtggcgatgtTGTAGTTGTAGCCATCGCTGCTTCTTAAATTCCCTGGTGAAGGTGCTTTAGGTGCGAGTGCATTAACAACACCTGTTAGTCCCCTTGAAATAACCTTTATCATCaatgttttttgtttaaatgttctggccccagttgttcaaacgatggataacgctatccaccggctAAACCACTATCTGGCGGATAAAcattagcaaaaccaattgatttatccggtggataatgctatccatcgtttgaacaactggggcttggACTACAAAAATAGACTCTGAATGCTGATTCTGAATCAGTAGTTTCAATACTTGGCTTTGTATTAATTTGTATCCCAAAATCTCAAGGTGAATGCAACTCACTTTTGTTCTTATTGAAAACATATAAAAATATGGTCACTAGCTCTCACTGGTAAGTCTGAACAGCCTTTTggtagagtggttttcaattgagtgtcaaaagcgGCAAATTGCATTgctttatgattacttcactcagtgattggttcaaagttctcacgacactttttcaaccaatcagaagtgaaaccaaaaccaatcttggctcgtgcgtgcacattttcctgtgctttgtgtcatctacgtgtaattacttcgagttttgattggtttactggattgtctccgtcctttttgattggcctaAGTAATTACTGGTACTTTGGTTTTGGGTTaacgacacttgattgaaactcaattgaaactcaattgaaactcgctctaaagtGATGAGAATTTTGTTCCTTTAAATCTTTCCCTCCTGAGATTGAGGGTGCTTTActtgtgaatgggttaacaacatctgaGTCCACTCTAAATCTATGTCCCCTTTAAATAACCTTTATCAtcaatttttcttgtttaaatATCTTGGCCTACAAAAATAGATGCCGGTACTGACTGCTGATTCTAAATCAGCAGTTTTCAAAACTTGGCTACATATTTGTATCCTAAACTCTTGACGAATGCAACTCACTAATTTCTTTTGCTCATATTGAAAACATATGTAAAACACATAGTCATTATAAAATGGTCACTCTCTTAATACTGAACAGCCTTTTGGTAATTGATAAGAATTATTCCTTCAAGCCTTTTTTCCCTTGTAAGAGTGAGAGTTAAAGATCTTACAAGTTAACTGGGGCCAGTTTACGTTCATGTTCACTCAAAAACTCTTTATCCTTTGTAATAGTATTATTGAACGTATCCACTCCTTCAGAAGAACATTTTCTCATTTGTGTTGAGCAAGCAAGCCACAAGTTCATTCTGCACAATTCATGCTAATGTTGCTCTTCCTTGTCCTGGTAAGCTTTCAGAAAACTCTCCTCCACGTGATTTCACAAATGTCTCATaactgcaaaacaaaaacttgacTTTAAATGAGTACAAAGAGGTTCTCTATTAAGTGTTGTGAAACCCAAATTACCACTAATGACAGCTACCAATCACAGACATTCCTGTAACACAAAGGGCATGCCTCGAAGGATAGATGAGGAGGCCAGACACTATTTTGAGAAATTTGCCCATaaaattgaagaaaagaaagatcaataaataaaataagacCAACTTACATTGACTTGTATCTGTGCCTCTCAATTTCTGACACAGAGGGTCCCATTGATGATGCTGCTTGCAGCAAATCTGACTGTGTGATCTTTATTCCACTCGCAGCTTGGTGTTTTGGGACATTACGTGTCGTACTTCCCAGCTAAAACAAATATATGTAATTTGAGTTTAAGCTTCTGCCATGACTTCATGTAAAATACTGTTTGGCACAGGTCATGTGATTATGATCTGGCTTTAAATGAAAACGGGATAAGGTACATCATCTTTAGAGCTCTGTGCATTTCACACTGACGACTTTCTCAAAGTGCATCCTAGAGAACATTTTTTCGtccatgcaaattagtttttattcctGTTAACCCACCCATTACCATAGTGAAAGCAGGGCTACAAGACATTACTTTTGGTCCCTTTGGAGAGTTCTTCCTTAGCAACCTGTGCTGGTTTTCCTGATATCCCTGTACACTGTACCTAAGGGGAGAATACCATGGTATTGCACGTGTTCTAGCCATAGCGAATGTTACTGTTTAAAACCCAATCTGGAGCTGTGTTAAAATTAGTGGTGGAAATCTACACTTATGCATGAAAATTTCGCTTAGCCCTTAGGTCAATTGTGATTGTTTGATAATCAAGACA
Proteins encoded:
- the LOC137982637 gene encoding uncharacterized protein isoform X2 encodes the protein MQRERRSSLVIGLNQVIRALEQGTLKLVLVDKSIQPFSLLEHLGVLCATRSTPVCALNGMCTSAIPELLGVRRVTAFGFKSMDVHTVFDELVQFISQITPPLYVPWLHAAEENNRLSSTISNYTQSTTKEESYEEHLPAIKEMTDKQKSITQTRISREKNRDAVDTESVSANHEGCKKETGKQPEIEELPECNAAEAISGTEILKNNEQQSRKRKRTRKLDKEGQQRENQPGKPTRKTVEPMDNTATNTATCTTKVGETLDNTGKPVDNIGKSTENTRELGNLKSKRKGLVEVSDAMLPETAKASCTSQEESKEEKEKKRKKSAPQINYMKPCIKIFDVTPKDKSHQKK
- the LOC137982637 gene encoding ribonuclease P protein subunit p38-like isoform X1; its protein translation is MAAPAKTVTKGGIRKRRFAQASTKHALSTPYKLHWPELKIGNKRVTDEILRTLGPLQFKELLRKPRNSLESIEETKARLQEMQRERRSSLVIGLNQVIRALEQGTLKLVLVDKSIQPFSLLEHLGVLCATRSTPVCALNGMCTSAIPELLGVRRVTAFGFKSMDVHTVFDELVQFISQITPPLYVPWLHAAEENNRLSSTISNYTQSTTKEESYEEHLPAIKEMTDKQKSITQTRISREKNRDAVDTESVSANHEGCKKETGKQPEIEELPECNAAEAISGTEILKNNEQQSRKRKRTRKLDKEGQQRENQPGKPTRKTVEPMDNTATNTATCTTKVGETLDNTGKPVDNIGKSTENTRELGNLKSKRKGLVEVSDAMLPETAKASCTSQEESKEEKEKKRKKSAPQINYMKPCIKIFDVTPKDKSHQKK